A single Nomascus leucogenys isolate Asia chromosome 14, Asia_NLE_v1, whole genome shotgun sequence DNA region contains:
- the WBP2 gene encoding WW domain-binding protein 2 isoform X1 — protein MALNKNHSEGGGVIVNNTESILMSYDHVELTFNDMKNVPEAFKGTKKGTVYLTPYRVIFLSKGKDAMQSFMMPFYLMKDCEIKQPVFGANYIKGTVKAEAGGGWEGSASYKLTFTAGGAIEFGQRMLQVASQASRGEAPNGAYGYSYMPSGAYVYPPPVANGMYPCPPGYPYPPPPPEFYPGPPMMDGAMGYVQPPPPPYPGPMEPPVSGPDVPSTPAAEAKAAEAAASAYYNPGNPHNVYMPTSQPPPPPYYPPEDKKTQ, from the exons ATGGCGCTCAACAAGAATCACTCGGAGGGCGGCGGAGTGATCGTCAATAACACCGAGAG CATCCTAATGTCCTATGATCATGTGGAACTCACATTCAATGACATGAAGAACGTGCCAGAAGCCTTCAAAGGGACCAAGAAAGGCACCGTCTACCTTACCCCTTACCGG GTCATCTTTTTGTCCAAGGGCAAGGATGCCATGCAGTCCTTCATGATGCCATTTTATCTCATGAAAGACTGTGAGATCAAGCAGCCCGTATTTGGTGCaaactacatcaagggaacagtGAAGGCGGAAGCGGGAG GTGGCTGGGAAGGCTCTGCTTCCTACAAGTTGACTTTCACGGCAGGGGGCGCCATTGAGTTCGGACAGCGGATGCTCCAGGTGGCATCTCAAG CCTCCAGAGGTGAAGCCCCGAATGGAGCCTATGGCTACTCTTACATGCCCAGCGGGGCCTATGTCTATCCCCCACCAGTCGCCAATGGGATGTACCCCTGCCCTCCTGGCTACCCCTATCCACCACCCCCGCCTG AGTTCTATCCAGGACCTCCCATGATGGACGGGGCCATGGGATACGTGCAGCCCCCACCACCGCCCTACCCTGGGCCCATGGAACCTCCAGTCAGCGGCCCCGATGTCCCTTCCACTCCTGCAG CCGAAGCCAAGGCCGCAGAAGCAGCCGCCAGCGCCTATTACAACCCGGGCAATCCTCACAACGTCTACATGCCCACG aGCCAGCCGCCGCCACCTCCCTACTACCCACCGGAAGATAAGAAGACCCAGTag
- the WBP2 gene encoding WW domain-binding protein 2 isoform X2, with translation MALNKNHSEGGGVIVNNTESILMSYDHVELTFNDMKNVPEAFKGTKKGTVYLTPYRVIFLSKGKDAMQSFMMPFYLMKDCEIKQPVFGANYIKGTVKAEAGGGWEGSASYKLTFTAGGAIEFGQRMLQVASQEFYPGPPMMDGAMGYVQPPPPPYPGPMEPPVSGPDVPSTPAAEAKAAEAAASAYYNPGNPHNVYMPTSQPPPPPYYPPEDKKTQ, from the exons ATGGCGCTCAACAAGAATCACTCGGAGGGCGGCGGAGTGATCGTCAATAACACCGAGAG CATCCTAATGTCCTATGATCATGTGGAACTCACATTCAATGACATGAAGAACGTGCCAGAAGCCTTCAAAGGGACCAAGAAAGGCACCGTCTACCTTACCCCTTACCGG GTCATCTTTTTGTCCAAGGGCAAGGATGCCATGCAGTCCTTCATGATGCCATTTTATCTCATGAAAGACTGTGAGATCAAGCAGCCCGTATTTGGTGCaaactacatcaagggaacagtGAAGGCGGAAGCGGGAG GTGGCTGGGAAGGCTCTGCTTCCTACAAGTTGACTTTCACGGCAGGGGGCGCCATTGAGTTCGGACAGCGGATGCTCCAGGTGGCATCTCAAG AGTTCTATCCAGGACCTCCCATGATGGACGGGGCCATGGGATACGTGCAGCCCCCACCACCGCCCTACCCTGGGCCCATGGAACCTCCAGTCAGCGGCCCCGATGTCCCTTCCACTCCTGCAG CCGAAGCCAAGGCCGCAGAAGCAGCCGCCAGCGCCTATTACAACCCGGGCAATCCTCACAACGTCTACATGCCCACG aGCCAGCCGCCGCCACCTCCCTACTACCCACCGGAAGATAAGAAGACCCAGTag